The following proteins are co-located in the Frankiales bacterium genome:
- the rapZ gene encoding RNase adapter RapZ, with translation MSGAGRSTAARALEDIGWFVIDNLPPALLMDAVDQVVHEVGAQRVAVVVDVRGGRVFDDLAESLQQVVNAGLDLRVLFLEARDNELVRRFESSRRPHPLQGSSTVLQGLARERELLGDLRARADLVIDTTDLNVHDLRRKIDAAFGGDDQVRLRATVMSFGFKYGIPIDADIVNDVRFLPNPYWEPELRDLTGLDPDVSDYVTGQPHAREFLDAMAGMLDLVSDGYLREGKRYVTVAVGCTGGKHRSVAMAENLAARLVKDGVEVLVVHRDLGRE, from the coding sequence ATGTCCGGCGCCGGCCGCTCCACGGCGGCCCGGGCGCTCGAGGACATCGGGTGGTTCGTGATCGACAACCTCCCGCCGGCGCTGCTCATGGACGCCGTCGACCAGGTCGTGCACGAGGTCGGCGCGCAGCGCGTGGCGGTCGTCGTCGACGTGCGGGGCGGGCGGGTGTTCGACGACCTCGCGGAGAGCCTCCAGCAGGTGGTGAACGCGGGGCTCGACCTGCGCGTGCTCTTCCTCGAGGCCCGCGACAACGAGCTGGTGCGGCGCTTCGAGTCCAGCCGCCGCCCGCACCCGCTCCAGGGCTCGTCCACCGTCCTGCAGGGCCTGGCCCGCGAGCGCGAGCTGCTCGGCGACCTGCGCGCCCGCGCGGACCTCGTCATCGACACGACCGACCTCAACGTGCACGACCTGCGACGCAAGATCGACGCGGCCTTCGGCGGCGACGACCAGGTGCGGCTGCGGGCCACGGTGATGTCGTTCGGCTTCAAGTACGGCATCCCGATCGACGCCGACATCGTCAACGACGTCCGGTTCCTGCCCAACCCCTACTGGGAGCCGGAGCTGCGCGACCTCACCGGGCTCGACCCCGACGTGAGCGACTACGTCACCGGGCAGCCCCACGCCCGCGAGTTCCTCGACGCGATGGCCGGCATGCTCGACCTGGTCTCGGACGGCTACCTGCGCGAGGGCAAGCGCTACGTCACGGTCGCCGTCGGCTGCACCGGGGGCAAGCACCGCAGCGTGGCCATGGCCGAGAACCTCGCTGCGCGGCTGGTCAAGGACGGGGTCGAGGTGCTCGTCGTCCACCGCGACCTGGGCCGCGAGTGA